From Punica granatum isolate Tunisia-2019 chromosome 1, ASM765513v2, whole genome shotgun sequence:
TGATGAGGACATCGCCGCGAAGGTTCAAGAAGTAGATAGCGGAAGCAGCGACCGGCATCTCTCCGATCTGACAGATCGAGGAGCCGCAAATCCGTAGGGGGCGCCTGATCGCCGGAAATTATCTTTGAGGCTAGGGGTTACGGATCCGGCAGACGTTCCGGAGCTAGACGGAGGAGGCTCAGTCTGACCTGCAATTCACAGCGTCGGAGGTCTCCTGCTGAGAATTCAACAATGGAGGATTTTTGTAATTGTAAAAGGCGATGCGACCGTGGGAAGGGGAAGAAGACCGGAAGGGTCAAATagagagaaaatgaaaagttctGTGGCAGATTTGTCAATTTGTTCTTTTCAACTTTTGCTGAGCTGGAGATGGGCCATAATGGGCCGATCCATGGAAAGCTCCGTGGGCCGGAAAAGGCCCATGAAGGCCCAATTGTGTCCCTCTTATCATCCCATTCGAAAGGGATTTTCTATGGCTTCGCTTAATTAACTTTTACTGCTCACATGAACACCCTATAAATTCGCATGGCAAATAAATCTGATTACACGCATCATGTTACTAGCGCAATAATAGTGCTCTCTCATGCATGTATTTCTAGTGCTTCGAATTAAGTATATTTATCAAAAGAATCGTTTCGTTTAACCATCAGACCAATTCTATTCAGTTGGTTGAAAGAAATTCAATACAAGCAATTGCATTTATTGGGCAAACATATCCTTTGACCAATTCATGATCGTATGCCAATAGGCAAGTCCAAATAGTTGACTTTTGTGGATGTATTGAACTCACCCACTCAAGCCAAACCTTGGGTGTTCTTAGcacctttctttttcttccatttgaTTTTTCAGAGCCAGGTCTGaatagaattataattgtgcATAAAAGTCCTGACCACATCGGAATGTTGTGGATGTGCAATTATTCACTCTAGTTCGGTTTTGTGCATGGTCTGGCTTCTCGATCCTTGTTGAAGCTGCCTTAATTCAAATAACGACACTCAAAATGAACAAAACCTTGAAGGATCAGTTTTCTCCATCCAATCTTATAGTGATGGGCTTTTggttctttctttctccttttttcaattataaggaATGTTCATAGGCCTAAAATGATGTGGGGAACATAATGTAAAGAGGTAAGAAAGTATCACTTGTGAGAGTTGAACCCGAACACCTTTAATTTTGAGTCCAGAATGATCGAATTTACCAAGATCCTTTAGTTGGGTTTGTGGTTTTGAGAGTCATCCTGGCCGCAATCTACCCTTTCAAATCAAAGCACGAGGTCCCCAAGAATCTACTTCCATTGATATGACAATGAAGTGTGAGGACGAATTCACCACAATCACCTCACATCCCTGTTGAAGAGGAGATTATCCTAATCTTTGAGGAAAAGGGCTCTTTCAACTTCTTCCTGCAAAAATCTCCTTCGGGTTTACGGATATATCGGGTTCGGAAATCCATTTGCAGGCTGGCCTTTCAATCGCCTGGTCCAGTCTTATGTACTATCGGATGCTAGTACACTTTTCCATGAGCTTGCAATAAATGGCTCCAATCACAAGAGGTCTGCTTTTACGGTATGAAAATCGGACCATCACTTTAAATGATCACTGCTCTGCTTCGCCGAAAAGAACCCAACCTAGCACTGATTCGTCCCTGTCGGAAACTTCTTCGGCTATGGTGCCCTAAGTTCCAAGGAAGTGTAGAAGTTAAAGTGCAAgtattgaaaatgaaattcatCTTATCTTATCCATAAATTAAATTCACCCAAATACACACAAGCCGGCCGAGTTGTCATTGCAACAGTAGTCTTCATACATAGCCAAAAAACTCCTTATTCATTAGAAGTCACGCGTAGGAACAGTTAACTCTATACACGAAGTTGCCACGAGGAATTCCTCTTCCCGCTGGAGAGATACAGATACACGGTAGAGGCAAATAACCGGAGCTGTAGTGAATCTAGAGATAGTAGTACTTGGAACTAGAGTCGGAAGCTCTATAAGGCCATGTTTGGTATGATAGAATGGAAAAGGAGCTGCTCAGAATCGCCATACAAAGAGCGGTCTGTTTTATATGGCGAGTGATTCCGAACTGCAAACCTTCTTTCGTACCAAATGCGACGCAAAGATGTATCTTCCGTAGCTAACTTAGCTGCTGAACTTTTGCTCTGTCATGCTCGTTGAGGCCTGCAGTAATCCATCAAATCACATCCACTATCTCTCACATTTATCAACTCTTACACCAAATTTCAGCAAATAAATTCGGGTTCATAAGTAAACggaaaagaataataaaaagtgCTATAGGAGCTCAACTTTATTCTCATGGGAACAcaaggggaagaagaggaTGAATTTTCACGAGGTACTCACCCCGACAGTAGTTACAAAATTGCAGACAGCACATTTGACTGATCGAGCTCCATATTGGTACATCAAAAGCATCCTGCAGTTCCCGCAGTTCACATGCGCCACCTGATTTGCTGCATGGACACACATTCGTTCGACTTGTATATTAACGGCTCAATCCTCAAGGGTTGTGGATTAAGTTTGCCTTTGTATTCTACAAAAGCAGAGTTATGATCCTTCTGCAATATACTGTCTTTCCTATACCGTGTCCAGTTACCACTTTCAACAGATAAAATGTTCCGAAGGCTAGTCAGAAATATGGTAAAAACTTTGTCTCTGGAAACATACTTTTAAAAACAATTCTTAATAAGAAAGTGCCAAAGAACCAGAAATAGGCCTTATACTCCTTTGTCTTTTCAGTTGAAAAACACAAGATACAGATTGTTGGAGGTTACTGGAAAATGAGGCCGACAAACAGGTTTCCTATGTAGGTctcattttccattttcctgAAGAAGGGAACTCAGAAATAACATGCAACCAAACCTTCGAGTGCTAGATTAACTGTGTGGCAGCACGAGCACTGCACGCTTGTTGCTCCACGTATATACATTAACAAGGTGTGGCAGCCTCCACAGACCAATTGGGCCATTTCTGTGCCTGTAATAGTGCATCGTAAATAATACGGGTAGCTCTGTCATTAAGGAGAATTACAAAAACTGAAACAAGCGAAAAACTAACAGTTCTACAGGAGAGGTACCAGGAGGTGGAACTGCAGTGACTGCATTGCATACAGCACAGCACACAGACGATGCTCCCACGGGATAAAGCAAGAGGTTTCGGCAGCCCGAGCAGACAAGCTGGCTCTGGGTACCTAAAACCATTTAAAGAATTACTTATCGAATTGCAAAAATAATTCATCGATAAATCCCGCGAATCTCGAGCAGAAAACATTCTCTCTATTTTGCTCTTCTGATGGATTCTTttctattaaatttccattttgGTGACAGGAAGAGTTATGTTTGAAAGTGGATTTGTGgtaattgaataaaaaatgtcTCCCCTAACAATATCCTAAATTTTGAAAGTCGCATGGTCTTGGATCTGCTGAATAACTCGGACGACTCTAAACGACTCGAGATCCCATTATCCATCAGTTTCTCAAGATTCAAGAACTGGTAATGTCCTGAAACCTGTTGACCCTCATTCATTTTTAAAGAACCATCGATCCAAAGACGCTGGTCGGTGACAAATAGCAGATAATTGACCAAGTATTCAGAAAGTTACTATTTGCAGGGGGAGTATACGGTGCTGGAGGAGTCGGGTATGGAGCTAGAGGAACTGGCATTATCGTAAAAGCTTTCAGCAGATGAAAAGTCTTCCTTGGGCCTTTCAGAAACTCGTAGTCTCAGACCCAAAGCAAACAGCTCTTTCTCCCATCACCTTCATCTGTCGACTGGTACACAGTTCGAAGATATACAATTACTATAAGAAAGAACTAAGAAAAAACATGAATTGCTAGACAAGCTCAGAGCCGCAGTCAGTTATGGAAATGAGCAGGTTATCGAGCAAAGACCACCATTTCAATCAGGTTAGAATCAGAGGCTGCAGGAAGCGGCAGAAGCAATTGAATCCAGTTCAACCATTATGGCGTGGGGCAAGCACATACCTTTGCAGGTTGCAGATGAAGCTGGGGGGGGAGAgcagacagagacagagaaaaagagaggatATAAATGAACAAAACCAATAAAGGAGCAGTGAAAGAAAAATGGCGAATGTTAAAAGGGGACTGCTTGATGAATTATTAGTTCCTCATCAACCATCACAGAGTCATGCGTGCAACACCGTTTACCTCTGTCGCATTATCAGGTCGTGGGGCTCCGTTAGCTCCAACTCGATAAAGTGTCACGCTTTGGTTGGAAATTATACATGACGTATCTCGGTTAACAATcaaacaataatttttcaGAATGCTGTCGTTTTCTACTTATGAAAAAcatgtaattaattaagggattctctttctttccatTTATCTTTCAAGGATACTCAATATGTTCTTCAGAATGCCGCCAATTTACACCTTATCTGATCACATAACAGTGCTTGATTTACGAGATTACATTTAGATAATGATCAGAAGTTAGCAATCAGATTTTCTTGCAGTGGGCATGTCAGGATCAAGATTTTGTCAGATATGATGGGTCCCATTCCTTCaccctccccctctctctctctctcatgcttTCCAATTTGGTGGGCCATGGAAGCATGCCATAGGCCACAAGCTCCTCTGTCATGGGACATTAAAGGGTTCCCAAGCAGGCCACGTCACCCAAAGGGATAAATCAGAGACATTCATTTCTTAAACTTTCTGTTGGGCCGTCTGAAATCTGGATCAGTATATGCCCCTGTGGCCTTTCAAGCCGGTGGTCCTCTCCACCGCCCTTTGCTTTGGTAGCAACTTTTCACTAATTCGACTCCGGGCAATTATTGCGTGGTCTCATTAGCTCTGCAGTTAAAACACGGACTGTTATCTGCATAAACTCGATCAGTCGTACCCGTTAATTCTTGGAGGGCTCGCCCAGGATACGCACCGACAAAAAGTTGACGTCCCAGTGATGAAATGACACGAAAGCCTCAGAAGACCATATTATTGATGTAAGATAAGATTTACCCATCCGAGTCAATTTTTGTAGCCCGCCGTACAATGGAGAGGAGTGCTGTCAGTTTGCAGCGGCAGGGCCAATCAGCACTGGTTATGTTTGCCCAAGTACACAGCGCCAGTGACACACTCTGCCTTGCCTGTAAAGTTGAAACTTCCATTGGCATGTTGCGGGGAAGAAAGGAGTAAAACAATAGTCAAGTCACACAGGCCATCTATGTCGTGAGCAAAAGTAATGCATATTCTGTCTGATCAATCCTTGACACATGATAAACGGAGAGCATCAGTAGTTGTGAACCGGTTTTCGGCACAAGAAGCGTTACCCCAGATGAAAACTTCCCGAGATATAATCACAGTGAACGATCACGACTGTCCCTCTCAACCATTTCCAACCAACATTAAGTCGGGATCGCATCATAACGGAACTACGGCAGCAATACTTTACAAGACTTCAGGTTTATCTCCATTGGACTTTCTCAGAGATGTTTGCTCCTGTTCTAGCCGTGGTGCTGCTTTTATCCCTGTTTATAGTAGATTGGAGTCAGAACTAAATTCACTTAACCTCGAGGCTCAAACTTCCTTGACAGTTTGATGGTGGGAAGCCACTCAAAGATCTTGATCCCTGAAGGGCAGACATAATTTTCGTGATATCAAGGTACTGTCctagtcatatatattatatacggATTTGACCGTCCTTGCATATGGTTTTTGGCGCATGTTTTGGGCGGTACGAACAGGAGGATTCATCTCACATTATTCACAAATTGAAATTCCTGCACTCACATAGACGAGAAATAAGCAGAGTAACACAAAGAAAGCTGAACCAGTGAAAGTTCTGGTGGCTACGATGCCCATGTAGACGTACTTACAAATGTATGTGCTAAAGATTCGAACATATACGTATATTTGTACTGGTCTGAGATAGTGTGAGGCTGAAAATGATAgaataaattattgaaaaaaaaaaaaacacatgcacatacatacatatatatattatgcacAATATATGTGTATGAGAGAAGGACaaggagaaaataatgaaaagagTCCAAGAATGGGCAGGTCCTTTGTTAGTTGGGAGAAGAAGACTACAAAGGAAACCATTACCAGGTCCATAGATAAGGATGCAAAGGGACCACACACTGTACTGTTCTCGGTGCATTTTCCGCATTTTAATTCAATTCCAATTGGATATTCCCCCTTCACTTCAAGAAGCTTTCGTGCTGTCTTGCCTAGACTCGACGTTTACAAGGGATCAGAAGCCAATTTAGATGAGATTTTTCTTGAGAAGTCCAAGAATTTCGTTTTTCCACATCACAAAGGAAAGGCCTGCAATAATAACCCCCCAGTTCATCACTGAAGGTACATTTGGACCAAAAGATTCGGAATAGTTTGCTCGATGCGGAAATGTGGTTTTATATTTCCAGGGCATGGAGCTCTGCAGAGAAAATACATTTATCatttcggaaaaaaaaattgcagggATATGCATTATGTACAAAACCTCATGCTCTGACAGTTCTTAGCTCGGTCCCGAGATCAGATTTTCATGAACAACAATATCgcattttttttctgatttgCTCAGGCAGTGATAAATCCTGTAGCTCCAAACAACTTTTCAAGGTTTGAAGCAGAATTTGATTAGTTAGCCAGAGATCTCTTATAGAATTGCTCATTCAATGAGTATTTTCAATATAATGCCTTGCAAAGACTCGAATCTCCATGCTCTTTAACATGAGATTTTGAATCCACATGTCTACCATTTCATTACCAAGGCAGAAATATTTTACAATGGAAGTCGTCAAGACATTTAATCATATGCTGATTATGTAAAATTGCAGCTAGAGGCAGATTTCAAATTATCTGATTTAAACCAGTAGACAAAACAAATATATCTTATCTACTATATATTTTTCGCTTCCAAGAAGACAAGAGCGTGATAATAGCAAACATTAAGAGGGCAAAAGCAAAATGGCATCATTCACTTGATCAGTACACTAAAATGccctcatcctcattaatCAACTAGCTGAGATACATCTTTTCGGAAAAGtacaagaaaaattaatgCTTTTGGAGTTTACCTTAACCGCAATTTGGCGATAATGTATGCCGGAATCATTAAGACTCCGCCAAAAAGCGAACCCTCAAACCCTTCCAAGCGATGGGATAAGGTCTATATCTTTTAGAAGACAAAACCAATTAGTCTCAATCAGTAATC
This genomic window contains:
- the LOC116210579 gene encoding protein LOL1 yields the protein MPVPLAPYPTPPAPYTPPANSTQSQLVCSGCRNLLLYPVGASSVCCAVCNAVTAVPPPGTEMAQLVCGGCHTLLMYIRGATSVQCSCCHTVNLALEANQVAHVNCGNCRMLLMYQYGARSVKCAVCNFVTTVGASTSMTEQKFSS